The Polaribacter sp. MED152 region AGCTAAAGATTCTAAATTAATTGATTTAGATATTTCACTAGAAAACAACGAGTTGCAAAAGGTATCTGAAATAATACTTGAAGATATAGAGGTTGATTATTAACCTCTAAAAATCAATTTTTTATAAATTATTTTGTTGAAAAATTATTCAACTTTTTTTGATTCGCTTGTTACATCATCTCCTTTAATGGTAACTATAAATAACGTAGCATTATCATCATCAGATAAACTTTCATATTTGTTTTCGCCTAAAATTTTGTTTACAAAAGCAGGTGTAGTATTACTATGGCCAACTACTAAAACCGATTTTCCTTTGGTGTTTTTTTGAAAAACAGAGTCATACATATTACTTGGGTCATAGGTGTCTACCTTTAAATTTTTACTTAAAGCAGTTGGAGTAGCAGTTTGTATGGTTCTATTGTAATTGGTAGAATAGACAGCATCAATTGTTATGTCTTTAAAATACTCAGACCAATTCTGCGCTCTTTTTTCACCTTCTATATTTAAGTTCGGATTTCTATCTCTAGGATTTATTCTTTCTTTTTCTGAATGACGAATTAAGTAATAAGTTGTGGTTTCTTCTGGTGTACAGCTAAAAAATAGTGTGAAAGAAAATATAAAAAGCAGAAAAAATTTCTTCATAATAGATAGGTTTGCTGCTAATATACTTAAAAAAGAAAAGTGATGTTTTTTCAAACATCACTTTTTTACGAACTAATCCAATACACTATTAATTTTCAACTAAATCAGATTGATTTCTAAAAACTAATTTATCATCAAAAGCATCTAATAAAATAATACTATCTGTTGTAATTCTACCTGCCAAAATTTCTTTAGAAAGTTGATTCAACACTTCTTTCTGAATAACTCTTTTTACAGGTCTAGCACCAAATTCTGGTTGAAATCCTTTTTGAGCTAAATATGTAATCGCTTCATCTGTAGCGTCTAAAGTAATTTCTTGCTTACCAATCATCTTCTTTAATTGATCTATTTGTAATTTTACAATTTCAAATATATCAACTTTATTTAAAGGTGTGAACATAATAACATCATCTATTCTGTTTAAAAATTCAGGTCTTACAGACTTCTTTAATAAACCTAAAACTTCAATTTTAGCCAATTCAGTTACAGCATCTAAATCTGCTTTAGGATCAGAGAATTTTTCTTGTATAATATGGCTACCCATATTTGATGTCATAATAATTATTGCATTTTTAAAATCTGCAACTCTACCTTTATTAT contains the following coding sequences:
- a CDS encoding histidine phosphatase family protein — encoded protein: MKKFFLLFIFSFTLFFSCTPEETTTYYLIRHSEKERINPRDRNPNLNIEGEKRAQNWSEYFKDITIDAVYSTNYNRTIQTATPTALSKNLKVDTYDPSNMYDSVFQKNTKGKSVLVVGHSNTTPAFVNKILGENKYESLSDDDNATLFIVTIKGDDVTSESKKVE